One part of the Haliotis asinina isolate JCU_RB_2024 chromosome 2, JCU_Hal_asi_v2, whole genome shotgun sequence genome encodes these proteins:
- the LOC137274772 gene encoding neuronal acetylcholine receptor subunit beta-4-like yields MDFKSVSTLFLLVILSGTSSDRIQSSVEKLKTHFQGNVAKAGISVDQSDDKQVNLSLLPMSISSLNAADQTFTFSAGLTMDWFDQNLVWNKSEFDDIETVTISAEYVWVPSIVIPNGIDKVVPVAVESPRIQSEGTGTLLIVQNFKTSCQIDITLYPFDKQSCSILFLPVSSYTLGVQAIGSIVTKRPTFFIENSEWELVDILAKVEDPEMRRISSVASFEFRLKRKSMFYIVSIIFPMALLSVLNACVFLLPADSGEKMSYLISIFVSYAVFMNFVNDSIPKSGDVCRLSVYLTLVLCQSCLAIIITMATLNVRNKGLDVQSRAVQPANDKLNVNCNERVIVKSEPNIRRTDHVLFGVFLLLALTSLLAFYV; encoded by the coding sequence ATGGATTTCAAATCGGTTTCAACACTGTTTCTTCTTGTCATATTATCGGGAACTAGCTCTGACAGAATTCAGTCGTCAGTAGAGAAGCTGAAGACACATTTCCAAGGGAACGTTGCCAAAGCAGGAATCAGTGTTGACCAAAGCGATGACAAACAGGTGAACTTAAGTTTATTGCCAATGTCCATCTCCAGTCTCAATGCAGCAGATCAGACATTCACCTTTAGTGCCGGTTTAACCATGGATTGGTTTGACCAAAATCTGGTTTGGAACAAAAGTGAATTTGATGATATTGAAACTGTGACCATCTCGGCAGAGTATGTGTGGGTACCGTCCATCGTCATCCCCAACGGAATCGACAAAGTTGTACCGGTGGCAGTAGAGTCACCAAGGATTCAGAGTGAAGGAACTGGAACACTTCTGATAGTTCAGAATTTTAAGACCAGTTGTCAGATAGACATAACTCTGTACCCGTTTGACAAACAAAGTTGCAGCATCCTCTTCCTGCCTGTCAGTAGTTACACACTTGGTGTACAAGCCATTGGTTCCATCGTGACGAAACGACCGACTTTCTTCATTGAGAACAGTGAGTGGGAGTTGGTTGATATACTTGCCAAAGTTGAAGACCCCGAAATGAGGAGGATATCAAGTGTTGCATCGTTTGAATTTCGTCTGAAACGCAAGAGCATGTTCTATATTGTCAGTATCATCTTCCCCATGGCTCTTCTCTCTGTGCTCAACGCCTGTGTGTTCCTCCTACCAGCTGACTCTGGGGAGAAGATGTCCTACCTTATCTCTATATTTGTATCCTATGCAGTGTTTATGAACTTCGTCAACGATTCAATCCCCAAGTCTGGAGATGTGTGCCGACTCTCTGTGTACCTGACCCTCGTCCTTTGCCAAAGCTGCCTTGCTATCATCATAACTATGGCCACACTCAATGTCCGCAATAAGGGGCTAGATGTTCAAAGCAGGGCAGTACAACCAGCTAATGACAAACTAAACGTGAACTGTAATGAACGTGTGATTGTTAAGTCTGAGCCAAATATCCGCCGCACGGACCATGTTTTGTTTGGGGTGTTCCTGCTGCTGGCACTGACGTCCCTGCTGGCTTTCTATGTATAG